A genome region from bacterium SCSIO 12844 includes the following:
- the ribF gene encoding bifunctional riboflavin kinase/FAD synthetase: MQILRKASLRTFTKPTAVTIGSFDGIHKGHQFVLQNLNKIAQSNNLTPIVICFEPQPKEFFLKDKAPKRLTALRDRIQLIKRSGIDTILVLRFNEQLKNLTAKAFIETILVQGVNVKHILIGDDFRFGKNQQGDIQLLESIADAYNYTVDKLESFLYQDKRISSSIIRQLIKDGNFTDAKHYLGYSYRITGKIIHGDKNGRKLGFATINIPLKQAMAVAGVYVVKVSIDDKSYFGVANVGIRPTVKGLKRLLEVHIFNFNRSVYHKVAQIEFLHWLRNEVKFASLDDLKTQIALDTQQAQSWLNDHQYQLIEEHQRVKEATK; encoded by the coding sequence ATGCAAATTTTAAGAAAAGCTAGCCTTAGAACATTCACTAAGCCAACTGCTGTTACCATCGGTTCCTTTGATGGTATTCATAAAGGCCACCAATTTGTACTTCAAAACTTAAATAAGATAGCTCAAAGTAATAACTTAACACCTATTGTCATCTGTTTTGAACCACAGCCAAAAGAATTTTTTTTAAAAGATAAAGCACCAAAACGTTTAACAGCACTACGAGATCGAATCCAGTTGATTAAGCGCTCAGGCATTGACACCATCTTGGTCCTTAGATTCAATGAACAATTAAAAAACTTAACTGCTAAAGCATTTATTGAAACTATTTTAGTTCAAGGTGTTAATGTCAAACACATTTTAATTGGTGATGACTTTCGTTTTGGTAAAAATCAACAAGGGGATATTCAATTACTTGAATCTATAGCAGATGCTTATAACTATACGGTTGATAAGCTTGAAAGTTTTCTTTATCAAGATAAGCGAATTAGTAGCTCCATTATTCGTCAACTCATTAAAGACGGCAATTTCACTGACGCAAAGCATTATTTAGGCTACAGTTATCGAATTACGGGAAAAATTATACATGGTGACAAAAACGGCAGGAAACTTGGATTTGCAACAATCAATATTCCACTAAAACAAGCAATGGCAGTTGCTGGCGTTTATGTTGTAAAAGTGAGTATAGATGATAAGTCATACTTTGGTGTTGCCAATGTAGGCATTCGACCCACGGTAAAAGGGCTTAAACGTTTACTTGAAGTACATATATTTAATTTTAATCGATCAGTTTATCATAAAGTTGCACAAATAGAGTTTTTACATTGGCTTAGAAATGAAGTAAAATTTGCCAGTTTAGATGATTTAAAAACACAAATAGCACTTGATACTCAACAAGCACAGTCATGGTTAAATGATCATCAATACCAATTAATAGAAGAACATCAGAGAGTTAAAGAGGCAACTAAATGA
- the ileS gene encoding isoleucine--tRNA ligase, with amino-acid sequence MTDYKDTLNLPNTSFAMRGNLAQSEPKRLKQWQNDNLYQKIANHTKGRKQFILHDGPPYANGDIHVGHAVNKILKDFILKAKRLDGFDTPYIPGWDCHGLPIEVQIEKKIGKPGVKVDANKFRAECRKYAKAQVERQKKDFIRLGILGDWENPYLTMDYTYEADIVKNLAKIVKNGHLTKGFKPVHWCFDCRSSLSEAEIEYKDKESPSIDVKFNVTNAQQWSDALALESLPEHTSVIIWTTTPWTLPANQAITFGRDIDYVLIELANTNEAIIVAKPLYTEVLDRCGIDQYHIKAQFKGSIFEGLSVKHPFYDKTVPLLEAEHVTTDSGTGLVHNASAHGAEDFVIGEKNNLKLENPVGANGCYIQGTELFEGQFIFKANNHIIDVLAEKGNLLHADATVHSYPHCWRHKSPVIFRATPQWFISMDKKDLRTQTLEAVKDIKWLPTSGEKRFRSMIESRPDWCISRQRTWNTPIALFVHKDTGELHPNTNDIFDQVIKKIEQGGIEAWFNSDDAEFIGSDTDTYVRSSDTLDVWFDSGSSNYCVVEKRPELSFPADLYLEGSDQHRGWFQTSMLTSIAREGIAPYKQVITHGFTVDKDGRKMSKSLGNVIAPQEIVQELGADILRLWTASVDYQTEMTISKEILKRTSDTYRRIRNTARFLLANLHGFNPQEDQVDFNDMVELDKWAVARTSQLQKEIIQAYENYQFHHITQLIHHFCSIEMGSFYLDIIKDRQYTTKENSLARRSAQTAMYHIIQALVRWISPILSFTADEIWQAIPGEKLESVFLSQWYENLSDFDDNTAIDLNFWQEIMPLRDKVNVLIEKKRNQQLIGSSLEAQVTLYANGTLYEKLLTLKDELRFALITSSAIVKPLSESPQTLDVSEIDGLKIEVTAINYPKCQRCWHRREDVGSNPEFPDICSRCVTNIVSETGEVRHYA; translated from the coding sequence ATGACCGACTATAAAGATACGCTTAATTTGCCTAACACATCATTTGCGATGCGTGGCAATCTTGCTCAAAGTGAACCAAAGCGTTTGAAACAGTGGCAAAATGATAATCTTTATCAAAAAATTGCTAACCATACAAAGGGTCGCAAACAATTCATCTTACACGATGGCCCACCCTATGCTAATGGCGATATTCACGTTGGACATGCAGTCAATAAAATTCTCAAAGACTTTATTTTAAAAGCCAAACGTTTAGATGGTTTTGATACGCCTTATATACCTGGCTGGGATTGCCATGGCCTACCGATTGAAGTTCAAATTGAGAAAAAGATTGGTAAACCTGGTGTTAAAGTTGATGCTAATAAATTTAGAGCAGAGTGCCGAAAATATGCTAAAGCCCAAGTAGAGCGTCAGAAAAAAGATTTTATTCGCCTTGGAATCTTAGGTGATTGGGAAAACCCTTATTTAACTATGGATTATACCTATGAAGCGGATATTGTTAAAAACTTAGCTAAAATTGTTAAAAATGGTCATTTAACCAAAGGATTTAAGCCTGTTCACTGGTGCTTTGATTGTAGAAGTTCATTATCTGAAGCTGAAATTGAGTATAAAGATAAAGAATCTCCTTCTATCGATGTTAAATTTAATGTTACCAATGCTCAACAATGGTCAGATGCATTAGCACTAGAATCCTTGCCTGAGCATACATCTGTCATTATTTGGACGACAACACCTTGGACATTACCTGCAAACCAGGCAATTACCTTTGGTCGCGATATTGATTATGTTTTAATTGAACTAGCTAATACCAATGAAGCAATTATTGTTGCTAAGCCTTTATATACAGAAGTTTTAGATCGTTGTGGTATTGACCAATATCATATTAAAGCTCAATTTAAAGGAAGTATATTTGAAGGCTTATCCGTTAAACATCCTTTCTATGATAAAACCGTACCACTACTTGAAGCAGAACATGTGACAACCGATTCCGGAACAGGCCTTGTACACAATGCATCAGCCCACGGTGCTGAAGACTTTGTAATTGGAGAAAAAAATAACTTAAAACTTGAAAATCCAGTTGGCGCTAATGGCTGCTATATTCAAGGTACTGAATTATTTGAAGGTCAATTTATCTTTAAAGCCAATAATCATATTATCGATGTCTTAGCCGAAAAAGGCAACTTACTACATGCTGATGCCACTGTTCATAGTTACCCGCATTGTTGGCGACATAAGTCACCTGTCATCTTTAGAGCAACACCGCAATGGTTTATCAGTATGGATAAAAAAGATCTACGTACTCAAACATTAGAAGCGGTTAAAGATATTAAGTGGCTGCCTACATCCGGTGAAAAACGTTTTAGAAGTATGATTGAATCTCGTCCAGACTGGTGTATTTCTAGACAACGTACGTGGAATACGCCAATTGCTTTATTCGTCCATAAAGATACGGGGGAACTACACCCAAATACCAATGACATCTTTGATCAAGTAATTAAGAAAATTGAGCAAGGTGGTATTGAGGCTTGGTTTAACAGTGATGATGCTGAGTTTATTGGCAGTGATACGGATACTTATGTACGCTCAAGCGATACACTTGATGTTTGGTTTGATTCAGGTAGCTCAAATTACTGTGTTGTTGAAAAAAGACCAGAATTAAGCTTTCCAGCTGATTTATATTTAGAAGGTTCTGACCAACATCGAGGCTGGTTTCAAACATCCATGTTAACCTCAATAGCAAGAGAGGGTATAGCACCTTACAAGCAAGTTATTACGCATGGCTTTACCGTAGATAAAGATGGTAGAAAGATGTCTAAATCACTTGGTAATGTCATAGCACCTCAAGAAATTGTCCAAGAATTAGGTGCTGATATTTTAAGGCTTTGGACGGCATCTGTTGATTATCAAACTGAGATGACCATTTCAAAAGAGATATTAAAGCGCACTTCAGATACTTATCGTCGTATTCGCAATACAGCGCGCTTTTTATTAGCCAACCTTCATGGGTTTAATCCTCAAGAAGATCAAGTTGATTTTAATGATATGGTTGAACTAGATAAATGGGCTGTAGCAAGAACCTCACAATTACAAAAAGAAATTATTCAAGCTTATGAAAACTACCAATTCCATCATATTACTCAATTAATTCATCATTTCTGTTCTATTGAGATGGGTAGTTTTTATTTAGATATTATTAAAGATCGACAATATACTACCAAAGAAAATAGCTTAGCTCGACGCTCTGCACAAACTGCAATGTATCATATCATTCAAGCACTGGTGCGTTGGATTAGTCCAATCTTAAGTTTTACTGCTGATGAAATTTGGCAAGCCATACCAGGAGAAAAACTAGAGTCAGTCTTTTTAAGTCAATGGTATGAAAATTTATCTGACTTTGATGATAACACCGCAATTGATTTAAATTTCTGGCAAGAGATTATGCCACTTCGTGATAAGGTAAATGTATTAATTGAAAAGAAGCGCAATCAACAATTAATCGGTTCATCACTTGAAGCACAAGTTACCCTTTATGCCAATGGCACACTATATGAGAAATTATTAACCTTAAAAGATGAACTTCGATTTGCATTAATTACATCAAGCGCCATTGTTAAGCCGCTTTCAGAATCACCTCAGACACTTGATGTATCTGAAATTGATGGTTTAAAAATTGAAGTTACTGCTATAAACTACCCTAAATGCCAGCGCTGCTGGCACAGAAGAGAAGATGTTGGTAGTAACCCAGAATTTCCAGATATCTGTAGCCGCTGTGTAACGAATATTGTATCTGAAACTGGAGAAGTTCGTCATTATGCCTAA
- a CDS encoding lipoprotein signal peptidase, translating into MPNQNKGQLRWLWVSALMLVMDFTTKLYALQHLTYNEPVKVLPFLNITLAFNRGAAFSFLAYEDGWQLWFFSSIAIIVAIVILYWLTQVPRNRNLQAISLCLILSGAIGNVFDRINYGYVIDFIDLHYKSYHWPTFNIADSAICIGAFFFVISSIFCRKKEKNKTN; encoded by the coding sequence ATGCCTAATCAAAATAAAGGGCAATTACGTTGGTTATGGGTTTCAGCTTTAATGCTTGTAATGGACTTTACAACCAAGCTCTATGCTTTACAGCATCTCACCTACAATGAACCTGTAAAAGTCTTGCCATTTCTAAATATTACATTAGCTTTTAATCGTGGCGCTGCATTTAGTTTTTTAGCTTATGAGGATGGTTGGCAGCTGTGGTTTTTTTCAAGTATTGCAATCATTGTCGCTATCGTTATTTTATATTGGTTAACACAAGTCCCTAGAAATCGTAACCTACAAGCGATCTCACTCTGTTTGATTTTATCGGGTGCAATTGGTAACGTTTTTGATCGAATTAATTATGGCTATGTGATTGATTTTATCGATCTGCATTATAAAAGTTATCACTGGCCAACATTCAATATTGCCGACTCTGCTATTTGTATTGGGGCCTTTTTCTTTGTTATATCTTCAATTTTTTGCCGCAAAAAAGAAAAAAATAAAACCAACTAA